One Cellulomonas soli DNA window includes the following coding sequences:
- a CDS encoding TetR/AcrR family transcriptional regulator encodes MTGTRRDGAPATRTRRREEILDAALALFDERGIGPVSTNHVAERAGISPGNLYYWFSGKPAILRALVERWQEESVFPDDLGSGDPVAVLRAVAAVLGGQPAVNRRHGPLARELVFLLRSDPEVAQTYRTGYRTRVATLTRAVDTLVEAGLVRPAHPPLTTGDLVVGGWVLAELGPGLLEAIAPDGQDPRAAEVLAGPLLGHLTARGRAALALPDAAVQQPALTDQEAAR; translated from the coding sequence ATGACCGGCACCCGACGCGACGGCGCACCCGCCACCCGCACCCGGCGGCGCGAGGAGATCCTCGACGCCGCCCTGGCCCTGTTCGACGAACGTGGCATCGGCCCGGTGTCGACCAACCACGTCGCCGAGCGCGCCGGGATCAGCCCGGGGAACCTCTACTACTGGTTCTCCGGCAAGCCGGCGATCCTGCGCGCCCTGGTCGAACGGTGGCAGGAGGAGTCGGTCTTCCCCGACGACCTGGGCTCCGGCGACCCCGTCGCGGTCCTGCGCGCGGTCGCAGCCGTGCTCGGTGGACAGCCGGCGGTGAACCGCCGGCACGGCCCGCTCGCCCGCGAGCTGGTCTTCCTGCTGCGCAGCGATCCCGAGGTCGCCCAGACGTACCGCACCGGCTACCGCACGCGCGTGGCCACCCTCACCCGTGCCGTCGACACGCTCGTCGAGGCCGGGCTCGTCCGTCCCGCGCACCCGCCCCTGACCACGGGCGACCTCGTCGTGGGCGGCTGGGTGCTGGCCGAGCTCGGACCGGGGTTGCTCGAGGCGATCGCCCCGGACGGGCAGGACCCCCGGGCCGCCGAGGTGCTGGCCGGGCCGCTGCTCGGCCACCTGACCGCGCGTGGCCGTGCCGCCCTCGCTCTGCCCGACGCCGCCGTGCAGCAGCCCGCGCTCACCGACCAGGAGGCCGCGCGATGA
- a CDS encoding DNA-formamidopyrimidine glycosylase family protein produces MIELPEAVTFAAGLDAALSGRVLVDVRAGTTPHRFASFSGDPGSYGERLTGRVVVGAAAYGGLVLLDVGDGERLALFDGAYPRLHAPGAQVPGRHQLRLDLDDGSVVTVTVQMYGGLHLVGPDEPNRFLAAALAAPSPLSSAFDDAWVAGLWAQPGVERGSVKAFLATQQRIPGLGNGVLQDICWNAGLHPRHAVATLDAAARADLVDTVRSTLAAMVAGGGRDTEKGLSGEPGGYRTVLSRRTLELPCPRCGGRIVKETYLGGGVYFCTGCQE; encoded by the coding sequence ATGATCGAGCTTCCTGAGGCCGTGACCTTCGCTGCTGGGCTGGATGCCGCGCTGAGCGGGCGCGTGCTCGTGGACGTGCGGGCGGGGACGACCCCGCACCGGTTCGCCTCCTTCTCCGGTGACCCGGGTTCGTACGGCGAACGGCTGACCGGCCGGGTCGTGGTCGGTGCCGCGGCGTACGGCGGGCTGGTGCTCCTGGACGTCGGCGACGGTGAGCGCCTGGCGTTGTTCGACGGTGCCTATCCGCGGCTGCACGCCCCGGGCGCCCAGGTGCCGGGGCGGCACCAGCTGCGGCTCGACCTGGACGACGGGTCGGTCGTGACGGTGACGGTCCAGATGTACGGCGGCCTGCACCTGGTGGGCCCGGACGAGCCGAACCGGTTCCTGGCGGCGGCGTTGGCCGCCCCGTCACCGCTGTCGTCGGCGTTCGACGACGCGTGGGTGGCCGGGCTGTGGGCGCAGCCGGGTGTGGAGCGCGGGTCGGTGAAGGCGTTCCTGGCGACGCAGCAGCGCATCCCGGGCCTGGGCAACGGTGTCCTGCAGGACATCTGCTGGAACGCGGGGCTGCACCCGCGGCACGCGGTGGCCACGCTGGACGCGGCCGCGCGGGCCGACCTGGTCGACACCGTGCGCTCGACGTTGGCGGCGATGGTCGCCGGAGGTGGACGCGACACCGAGAAGGGTCTGTCGGGGGAGCCGGGCGGGTATCGCACGGTGCTGAGCCGGCGGACGCTCGAGCTGCCGTGCCCGCGGTGCGGGGGGCGGATCGTGAAGGAGACCTACCTGGGCGGCGGCGTCTACTTCTGCACGGGCTGTCAGGAGTAG
- a CDS encoding glutamate synthase subunit beta, translating into MADPRGFLTTRQRELPADRPVDVRILDWREVHAHRAGNPDDLAMITRQAGRCMDCGIPFCHNGCPLGNVMPEWNDLVWRGQWADAIERLHMTNNFPEFTGRLCPAPCETSCVLGINEPPITIKNVEVTIIDEAFDRGLVQPQVPQWMTGKTVAVVGSGPAGLAAAQQLTRCGHTVAVFERADHPGGLLRYGIPEFKMEKRHVDRRLALMEAEGTRFHNGVAVGTDVTGQQLRERYDAVVLAVGSTTPRDLPVPGREHGGVLQAMQYLVPANKVARGEAVVDQVVATDKDVVVIGGGDTGADCVGTAIRQGARSVTQLEIMPRPPQERPASQPWPTYPMIYRVASAHEEGGERVYAVSTQEILADDDGQVRALQLVEVELVDGRFTPVEGSQREIPAQLVLLAMGFTGPEQGPLLEQLGVATTARGTVARGDDFATDVPGVFVAGDAGRGQSLIVWAIAEGRAAAASVDTYLSGLTELPSPIRAGTAALRA; encoded by the coding sequence GTGGCAGACCCCCGAGGGTTCCTGACGACCCGGCAGCGCGAGCTGCCCGCGGACCGACCCGTCGACGTACGGATCCTGGACTGGCGCGAGGTGCACGCCCACCGCGCCGGCAACCCCGACGACCTGGCGATGATCACCCGCCAGGCCGGCCGCTGCATGGACTGCGGGATCCCGTTCTGCCACAACGGCTGCCCGCTCGGCAACGTCATGCCCGAGTGGAACGACCTGGTCTGGCGCGGTCAGTGGGCCGACGCCATCGAGCGCCTGCACATGACGAACAACTTCCCGGAGTTCACCGGGCGGCTGTGCCCGGCGCCCTGCGAGACCTCGTGCGTGCTCGGCATCAACGAGCCGCCGATCACCATCAAGAACGTCGAGGTCACGATCATCGACGAGGCGTTCGACCGCGGCCTCGTGCAGCCGCAGGTGCCGCAGTGGATGACCGGCAAGACGGTCGCCGTCGTTGGTTCCGGGCCCGCCGGGCTCGCCGCGGCGCAGCAGCTGACGCGCTGCGGGCACACCGTCGCGGTGTTCGAGCGGGCGGACCATCCGGGTGGCCTGCTCCGGTACGGCATCCCCGAGTTCAAGATGGAGAAGCGGCACGTCGACCGTCGGCTGGCGCTCATGGAGGCCGAGGGGACGCGGTTCCACAACGGTGTCGCGGTCGGCACCGACGTCACCGGTCAGCAGCTGCGCGAGCGCTACGACGCGGTCGTGCTCGCGGTCGGCTCCACCACGCCGCGCGACCTGCCGGTTCCCGGACGCGAGCACGGCGGCGTGCTGCAGGCCATGCAGTACCTGGTGCCGGCCAACAAGGTCGCGCGGGGCGAGGCGGTCGTCGACCAGGTCGTCGCGACCGACAAGGACGTCGTGGTGATCGGCGGCGGCGACACCGGTGCGGACTGCGTCGGCACGGCGATCCGGCAGGGGGCCCGCTCGGTCACGCAGCTGGAGATCATGCCGCGCCCGCCGCAGGAGCGTCCGGCCTCGCAGCCGTGGCCGACCTACCCGATGATCTACCGCGTCGCGAGCGCTCACGAGGAGGGTGGCGAGCGGGTCTACGCGGTCAGCACCCAGGAGATCCTCGCCGACGACGACGGCCAGGTGCGGGCGCTGCAGCTGGTCGAGGTCGAGCTCGTCGACGGGCGCTTCACCCCGGTCGAGGGTTCGCAGCGGGAGATCCCCGCGCAGCTCGTGCTGCTCGCCATGGGCTTCACCGGCCCCGAGCAGGGTCCGTTGCTGGAGCAGCTGGGCGTGGCGACGACCGCGCGCGGGACAGTGGCCCGCGGTGACGACTTCGCCACGGACGTGCCGGGCGTGTTCGTCGCGGGCGACGCCGGCCGCGGGCAGTCGCTCATCGTGTGGGCGATCGCCGAAGGCCGTGCCGCGGCCGCGTCGGTGGACACGTACCTGTCGGGCCTGACGGAGCTTCCCTCGCCGATCCGGGCGGGCACGGCGGCGTTGCGCGCCTGA
- a CDS encoding glycosyl hydrolase, with the protein MRRGLLVACGAAAVLVSGAAVAALALPGVTGGDPGDPGSGVVGLGSGDPPDADPPDLDAETLVAAVDHGSPGDLGPARLADGLVPPTNRWFSGLVFGQDPEPVFALPVSFALADGGWSVGLPDPVVSAAAVVGPHVPAVTMDAGARSARVSAYDTASVTIDQLDASGTPLGRLVIAEGSPFVAFTAEQGLTLTTDVAFADGAGTAQDPATVEVAGRTWALVTTGELDGRRVTLEAGGRATVYPLPDDAGTEALAVLAAAAADPVTSTAVTYGVGDGVARTTLRYATADGTPTVLAAMPHHVAAGAMPTGGCDLGTYPSVYGTLTLCPGPDLVTRVPALTPTAAPDVAGVDGSTRAALVDQLRTDVAATGAYPSDTYFGGKALYRSAMLVTLGRALGADDVVASLADRVEAALREWAEPDGCSRRDARCFVYDEAARGVVGLTPSFGSELFNDHHFHYGYLLGAAGLMAADDPALADDLAPVMDLLALDIAAGQASAWFPALRVVDVYRGHSWASGTAPFADGNNQESTAEATSAWNGLGLWARASGQDDLGTQAAWLLSLEAFSARAYWTEPDLSWLTSQGFEHRVMALSWGAKRDYATWFSAEPSAMLGIQLLPMPAVDGLLAADADQVRAAVAEATPTGFDVQFGDYLVIYLALVDPQAAALAAADLPDDAIDDADSRTYLQAWLAAPPARAG; encoded by the coding sequence ATGAGGCGCGGCCTGCTGGTCGCGTGCGGCGCGGCGGCGGTGCTCGTGAGCGGTGCCGCGGTCGCCGCGCTGGCCCTCCCCGGCGTGACCGGCGGGGACCCGGGCGACCCGGGATCCGGCGTGGTCGGCCTCGGGTCGGGCGACCCGCCGGACGCGGACCCGCCCGACCTGGATGCCGAGACGCTCGTGGCCGCGGTCGACCACGGCTCGCCGGGCGACCTCGGCCCGGCGCGGCTCGCCGACGGCCTGGTCCCACCGACGAACCGGTGGTTCAGCGGGCTGGTCTTCGGTCAGGACCCCGAGCCGGTGTTCGCGCTGCCCGTCTCGTTCGCGCTCGCGGACGGCGGCTGGTCGGTCGGGCTCCCCGACCCGGTCGTGTCCGCGGCCGCGGTCGTCGGCCCGCACGTGCCGGCGGTGACGATGGACGCCGGTGCCCGCTCGGCGCGCGTGAGCGCCTACGACACCGCGTCGGTGACGATCGACCAGCTCGATGCGTCCGGCACGCCGCTCGGGCGGCTCGTGATCGCCGAGGGCTCGCCGTTCGTGGCGTTCACGGCCGAGCAGGGTCTGACCCTCACGACCGACGTCGCGTTCGCCGACGGTGCGGGCACCGCGCAGGACCCGGCGACGGTCGAGGTCGCCGGCCGCACCTGGGCGCTGGTGACCACGGGGGAGCTCGACGGTCGTCGGGTCACGCTCGAGGCCGGGGGGCGCGCCACCGTGTACCCGCTGCCCGACGACGCCGGCACCGAGGCGCTCGCGGTGCTCGCGGCAGCCGCCGCCGACCCGGTGACGAGCACGGCCGTGACCTACGGCGTGGGCGACGGCGTCGCCCGCACGACGCTGCGCTACGCGACCGCCGACGGGACGCCGACCGTGCTCGCCGCCATGCCGCACCACGTCGCCGCAGGCGCCATGCCGACCGGTGGCTGCGACCTGGGCACCTATCCGAGCGTGTACGGCACCCTCACGCTCTGCCCGGGGCCGGACCTGGTGACCCGCGTGCCGGCGCTCACCCCGACCGCGGCGCCCGACGTCGCCGGGGTCGACGGGTCGACCCGGGCCGCCCTCGTGGACCAGCTGCGCACCGATGTCGCCGCGACGGGTGCCTACCCGTCCGACACCTACTTCGGCGGCAAGGCCCTCTACCGCTCGGCGATGCTGGTCACGCTCGGCCGCGCGCTCGGGGCCGACGACGTGGTGGCCTCGCTGGCCGACCGGGTGGAGGCCGCGCTGCGCGAGTGGGCCGAGCCCGACGGCTGCTCCCGGCGCGACGCCCGCTGCTTCGTCTACGACGAGGCCGCCCGTGGGGTCGTCGGTCTGACACCGTCGTTCGGCTCCGAGCTGTTCAACGACCACCACTTCCACTACGGGTATCTGCTCGGCGCCGCGGGCCTCATGGCCGCCGACGACCCGGCGCTGGCCGACGACCTGGCACCCGTGATGGACCTGCTCGCCCTCGACATCGCGGCAGGACAGGCCTCCGCGTGGTTCCCGGCGCTGCGGGTCGTGGACGTCTACCGCGGGCACTCGTGGGCCTCGGGCACCGCACCCTTCGCCGACGGGAACAACCAGGAGTCGACCGCGGAGGCAACCTCCGCCTGGAACGGTCTGGGTCTGTGGGCGCGCGCGAGCGGGCAGGACGACCTGGGGACGCAGGCCGCCTGGCTGCTCTCGCTCGAGGCGTTCAGCGCGCGGGCGTACTGGACCGAACCCGACCTGTCCTGGCTCACGTCCCAGGGGTTCGAGCACCGGGTGATGGCACTGTCCTGGGGCGCCAAGCGGGACTACGCGACGTGGTTCAGCGCGGAGCCCTCGGCGATGCTGGGCATCCAGCTGCTGCCGATGCCCGCGGTCGACGGCCTGCTCGCGGCCGACGCCGACCAGGTGCGTGCCGCGGTCGCCGAGGCGACGCCGACGGGGTTCGACGTGCAGTTCGGGGACTACCTCGTGATATACCTGGCGCTCGTCGACCCGCAGGCGGCGGCCCTGGCTGCTGCCGACCTGCCCGACGACGCGATCGACGACGCGGACTCGCGCACCTACCTGCAGGCCTGGCTCGCGGCGCCGCCGGCCCGCGCGGGGTGA
- a CDS encoding HlyD family efflux transporter periplasmic adaptor subunit, translating to MTAVARLRLLLGLLLVLAAVAALTVHLDRAQARVASTEASIGTLTYDVGTSYAGLVVEQPVAVGDTVAEGDTLVVVDSAALRQDVAAGLVDPDTSAATIDASGLLTVTATGDGVVADLRTTTGSFVQAGAVLATVERAGTLFVTAQYELSPEQYARMEDDAAVTVALPDGTRIEGEVTDVTVQSSGGVAQAVVTVGSARLVRGAADGLVAPGTPVDAELHLRRSGVVSAVTDEVTASVHTLWERWRG from the coding sequence ATGACCGCCGTCGCGCGGCTGCGGCTGCTGCTCGGGCTGCTGCTCGTGCTCGCGGCGGTGGCCGCCCTGACGGTGCACCTCGACCGTGCGCAGGCCCGGGTGGCCAGCACGGAAGCGTCGATCGGGACGCTCACCTACGACGTGGGCACCTCCTACGCCGGGCTCGTCGTCGAGCAGCCCGTGGCGGTCGGCGACACGGTCGCCGAAGGGGACACGCTCGTCGTCGTCGACAGCGCGGCCCTGCGCCAGGACGTCGCCGCCGGGCTGGTCGACCCCGACACGTCCGCGGCGACCATCGACGCCAGCGGGCTGCTGACCGTCACCGCCACGGGCGACGGGGTCGTCGCCGACCTGCGCACCACCACGGGCTCGTTCGTGCAGGCGGGCGCGGTCCTGGCCACGGTCGAACGCGCGGGCACGCTCTTCGTCACGGCGCAGTACGAGCTGTCGCCCGAGCAGTACGCGCGGATGGAGGACGACGCCGCCGTCACCGTCGCGCTCCCGGACGGCACCCGGATCGAGGGCGAGGTCACGGACGTGACCGTGCAGTCCTCGGGCGGCGTGGCGCAGGCCGTCGTCACCGTGGGCAGCGCCCGGCTCGTCCGGGGCGCCGCCGACGGGCTGGTCGCCCCCGGCACACCCGTCGACGCCGAGCTGCACCTGCGCCGTAGCGGCGTGGTCAGCGCGGTGACCGACGAGGTCACCGCCTCCGTGCACACCCTCTGGGAGCGGTGGCGCGGATGA
- a CDS encoding glycosyltransferase family 2 protein — protein sequence MTLTDVDRLLTTPRRTDDPRSGARPDDSAAESPSLMLLVLLASAGVLAYAAFLLDPDHRGDLVPYLMVMSAETVLVAQALLSMWTIMSAGHNPRGFAFHHAQDRLFDAPEILRDGAGDDPRRWRPYLLDRYVDVDVFVTTYGEDPQVVRRTLEAARDIEGAHLTWVLDDGRSDEIRDLAAELGVRYVRRRSSGGAKAGNVNHALSLTHGEFFVILDADFVADPAFLRETLPFFASTDVAFVQTPQVYGNLHNLISRGAGYMQAVFYRYVQPGRNRFNAAFCVGTNVIFRRSAIEDIGGMYTDSKSEDVWTSLLLHERGWRSVYIPTPLAVGDTPETIEAYTKQQQRWATGGFEILLTHNPLSRRRTLTLDQRLQYTVTATHYLTGITPLLLLLVPPLQIYFGLSPMAIDTSTGTWILYYAGFYVMQIALALYTLGTFRWETLMLATVSFPIYARAFVDALLRREKGWHVTGRKGVAVSPFAFIAPQVLFFVFLSLTSVVGLWRDLGTGTLSLALAWNTTNALILGSFVVTAAREQRRTAAQARRTQQARQARRTAAPDGPRRARAPRRPALVAAREGAA from the coding sequence ATGACCCTCACCGATGTCGACCGACTGCTCACGACCCCCCGGCGCACCGACGACCCGCGCTCGGGCGCCCGCCCCGACGACTCCGCCGCCGAGTCCCCCTCGCTCATGCTGCTCGTGCTGCTCGCCAGCGCGGGAGTGCTCGCCTACGCCGCGTTCCTGCTCGACCCCGACCACCGCGGGGACCTCGTCCCGTACCTCATGGTGATGTCCGCGGAGACCGTGCTCGTCGCCCAGGCGCTGCTGTCGATGTGGACGATCATGTCCGCCGGGCACAACCCGCGCGGGTTCGCGTTCCACCACGCGCAGGACCGGCTCTTCGACGCCCCCGAGATCCTGCGCGACGGCGCCGGCGACGACCCGCGCCGCTGGCGGCCCTACCTGCTCGACCGGTACGTCGACGTCGACGTGTTCGTCACCACCTACGGCGAGGACCCGCAGGTCGTGCGCCGCACGCTCGAGGCCGCCCGCGACATCGAGGGCGCGCACCTGACCTGGGTCCTCGACGACGGACGCTCCGACGAGATCCGGGACCTCGCCGCCGAGCTCGGCGTGCGGTACGTGCGTCGGCGCTCCTCCGGCGGGGCGAAGGCCGGGAACGTCAACCACGCGCTCTCGCTCACGCACGGGGAGTTCTTCGTCATCCTCGACGCCGACTTCGTCGCCGACCCGGCCTTCCTGCGCGAGACCCTGCCCTTCTTCGCCTCCACCGACGTCGCGTTCGTGCAGACCCCGCAGGTCTACGGCAACCTGCACAACCTGATCTCGCGCGGCGCCGGGTACATGCAGGCCGTGTTCTACCGGTACGTCCAACCGGGCCGGAACCGGTTCAACGCGGCCTTCTGCGTCGGCACCAACGTCATCTTTCGCCGCAGCGCGATCGAGGACATCGGCGGCATGTACACCGACTCCAAGTCGGAGGACGTCTGGACCTCGCTGCTGCTGCACGAACGCGGCTGGCGGTCGGTCTACATCCCCACGCCGCTCGCCGTCGGCGACACCCCCGAGACCATCGAGGCCTACACCAAGCAGCAGCAGCGCTGGGCCACCGGCGGCTTCGAGATCCTGCTCACGCACAACCCGCTGTCGCGGCGCCGCACGCTCACGCTCGACCAGCGGCTGCAGTACACGGTGACCGCCACGCACTACCTGACGGGCATCACCCCGCTCCTGCTGCTGCTCGTCCCGCCGCTGCAGATCTACTTCGGCCTCTCGCCGATGGCCATCGACACCTCGACCGGCACCTGGATCCTCTACTACGCCGGGTTCTACGTCATGCAGATCGCCCTGGCCCTCTACACGCTCGGCACGTTCCGGTGGGAGACCCTCATGCTCGCCACCGTCTCGTTCCCGATCTACGCCCGTGCGTTCGTCGACGCCCTGCTGCGTCGCGAGAAGGGCTGGCACGTGACGGGCCGCAAGGGGGTCGCCGTCTCCCCGTTCGCGTTCATCGCACCCCAGGTGCTCTTCTTCGTCTTCCTGTCCCTCACCTCGGTCGTCGGGCTCTGGCGTGACCTGGGCACCGGGACGCTCAGCCTCGCGCTCGCCTGGAACACGACCAACGCACTGATCCTCGGCTCCTTCGTCGTCACGGCGGCGCGCGAGCAGAGGAGGACGGCAGCGCAGGCCCGGCGGACCCAGCAGGCCCGGCAGGCGCGTCGCACGGCGGCACCCGACGGCCCACGCCGTGCGCGTGCGCCGAGGCGTCCGGCGCTGGTCGCCGCCCGTGAGGGGGCGGCATGA
- a CDS encoding MFS transporter, producing the protein MQDPAPPPVPAAAPAAPRTLAPLYAAGFTTAFGAHGVAAAIGARSDDLGLALLTFGLLLAVYDLAEVVLKPVFGSWADRIGIRPVLVGGLLAFAAASLVAVGSSDPLVVGAARLGQGAAAAAFSPAASAAVARLTGPSTRGRTFGRYGSWKSLGYALGPLLGAGLVALGGLPALFVALAATALVTGLWARVALPELPVLPRPRYTVRDLLRQTTDRAFLVPTLALAATTGALGVAVGFLPLLGTRLGAGVPTSMATVTVLALASSAVQPLVGRWHDEGRVGTSTGTAGGLVLVAAGLVLAALVPGVAGLFAAAAVLGTGIGTTTPLAFAHLAATTPHERMGRTMGSADVGRELGDAGAPLLVGAVATVASPAAGILVLATLVAGTAAVCRTSLRTPPH; encoded by the coding sequence ATGCAGGACCCCGCTCCTCCCCCCGTTCCCGCAGCCGCCCCGGCAGCGCCGCGCACCCTCGCACCGCTCTACGCCGCCGGCTTCACCACGGCCTTCGGCGCCCACGGCGTCGCAGCCGCCATCGGCGCCCGCTCGGACGACCTCGGCCTCGCCCTGCTCACCTTCGGGCTGCTGCTGGCCGTCTACGACCTCGCCGAGGTCGTCCTCAAACCCGTCTTCGGCTCGTGGGCCGACCGCATCGGCATCCGCCCCGTGCTCGTCGGCGGGCTGCTCGCCTTCGCCGCGGCCTCGCTCGTCGCGGTCGGCTCGAGCGACCCGCTCGTCGTCGGTGCGGCACGGCTCGGCCAGGGGGCCGCGGCCGCGGCGTTCTCCCCCGCCGCCTCGGCGGCCGTCGCACGACTGACCGGACCGTCGACCCGCGGTCGCACCTTCGGTCGGTACGGGTCGTGGAAGAGCCTCGGCTACGCGCTGGGGCCGCTGCTCGGCGCCGGCCTCGTCGCGCTCGGCGGGCTGCCCGCCCTGTTCGTCGCGCTCGCCGCGACCGCCCTGGTCACCGGGCTGTGGGCCCGCGTCGCCCTGCCGGAGCTCCCCGTGCTGCCCCGCCCCCGCTACACCGTGCGCGACCTGCTGCGGCAGACGACCGACCGGGCCTTCCTGGTGCCCACCCTCGCCCTCGCGGCGACCACCGGCGCCCTGGGGGTGGCCGTCGGCTTCCTGCCCCTGCTGGGGACGCGGCTCGGCGCCGGAGTCCCGACGAGCATGGCCACGGTCACCGTGCTCGCACTGGCCTCGAGCGCCGTCCAACCCCTCGTGGGCCGGTGGCACGACGAGGGGCGCGTCGGCACGTCCACCGGCACCGCGGGCGGGCTCGTGCTCGTGGCCGCGGGCCTCGTGCTCGCGGCGCTCGTCCCCGGTGTCGCGGGGCTGTTCGCGGCCGCAGCCGTCCTCGGCACGGGCATCGGTACGACCACCCCGCTCGCCTTCGCGCACCTGGCCGCCACCACGCCGCACGAGCGGATGGGGCGGACCATGGGCAGCGCCGACGTCGGGCGCGAGCTCGGCGACGCCGGGGCACCGCTCCTCGTCGGCGCCGTCGCGACCGTGGCCTCACCCGCCGCCGGGATCCTCGTGCTCGCCACGCTCGTGGCGGGCACCGCCGCGGTGTGCCGCACCTCGCTGCGCACACCCCCGCACTGA
- a CDS encoding MFS transporter, whose translation MRGERLPAPAGEAPPVRAPSARTATVVLVAAVTAYFVAVVHRTALGVAGVEAIDRFDLSATGLAMFSVTQLTVYAAMQIPAGRLLDRFGVRAMIVTGSLVMACGQLVLALATDVPAALVARVLIGGGDAAIFISVCRLVAEWFPPRRVPVLVQTTGLIGQAGQIASAIPVAWLLHRQGWTTTFGTLAALGLFAASLSAWKIRDRAPDATKAGAEAVAHDAFWPAVRESVRPAATRLGFWSHFVSPFSANVIALLWGVPFFVTAQHRTKAEASLLLTLLTLTAMTAGPVIGHLTSRHPLRRSWVVLTSSGATLAAWVLLLVHDTPRPMWQLAAFVVVIGVGGPVSLVGMDFARSSAPMRLLGTATGFVNSGGFISTITGVLAVGLVLQAVSPPGATTYSLDAYRLAFSVLLVPWVVGVVGVLRNRRRARAVLREAGTVVPTVRDVLRRRSSTDPGPGDPA comes from the coding sequence ATGCGAGGCGAGCGCCTGCCTGCACCGGCGGGTGAGGCACCGCCCGTGCGGGCCCCCTCCGCACGCACCGCGACCGTCGTGCTCGTCGCGGCCGTCACCGCGTACTTCGTCGCGGTCGTGCACCGGACCGCGCTCGGCGTCGCGGGGGTCGAGGCCATCGACCGGTTCGACCTCAGCGCCACCGGGCTGGCCATGTTCTCGGTCACCCAGCTCACCGTCTACGCCGCGATGCAGATCCCCGCCGGCCGCCTGCTCGACCGGTTCGGCGTCCGGGCGATGATCGTCACCGGTTCGCTCGTGATGGCCTGCGGACAGCTGGTGCTCGCGCTCGCCACGGACGTCCCGGCCGCCCTGGTCGCCCGCGTGCTCATCGGCGGCGGTGACGCGGCCATCTTCATCAGCGTGTGCCGCCTCGTCGCCGAGTGGTTCCCGCCTCGCCGGGTCCCCGTGCTCGTGCAGACCACCGGGCTCATCGGGCAGGCCGGTCAGATCGCCTCGGCGATCCCGGTCGCCTGGTTGCTGCACCGGCAGGGCTGGACGACGACCTTCGGCACGCTGGCCGCGCTGGGCCTGTTCGCCGCCTCCCTGTCGGCGTGGAAGATCCGCGACCGCGCACCGGACGCCACCAAGGCCGGCGCCGAGGCCGTCGCGCACGACGCGTTCTGGCCCGCCGTGCGCGAGTCCGTGCGGCCTGCCGCCACCCGGCTCGGGTTCTGGAGCCACTTCGTGTCCCCGTTCAGCGCGAACGTCATCGCGCTGCTGTGGGGCGTGCCGTTCTTCGTCACCGCGCAGCACCGCACCAAGGCCGAGGCGAGCCTGCTCCTCACCCTGCTGACCCTCACGGCCATGACGGCAGGTCCGGTCATCGGCCACCTGACCTCGCGGCACCCCTTGCGACGCAGCTGGGTCGTGCTGACCAGCTCGGGGGCGACGCTGGCCGCATGGGTCCTGCTCCTCGTGCACGACACGCCACGGCCGATGTGGCAGCTCGCGGCGTTCGTCGTGGTGATCGGCGTCGGCGGGCCCGTCTCGCTCGTGGGCATGGACTTCGCCCGGTCCTCGGCACCGATGCGGCTGCTGGGCACGGCGACCGGGTTCGTGAACTCCGGAGGCTTCATCTCGACGATCACGGGCGTGCTGGCCGTCGGGCTCGTGCTGCAGGCCGTGTCGCCCCCGGGGGCCACCACCTACTCGCTCGACGCGTACCGGCTCGCCTTCAGCGTGCTTCTCGTGCCCTGGGTGGTCGGCGTGGTGGGGGTCCTGCGCAACCGTCGACGCGCCCGAGCCGTGCTGCGTGAGGCCGGCACGGTCGTCCCGACCGTGCGCGACGTCCTCCGTCGCCGCAGCTCGACCGATCCCGGCCCCGGCGACCCCGCCTGA